The Thermomicrobiales bacterium genome contains the following window.
ACCAGAGATCCGCGCCGACTGCCACGATCGTGAGGTCGTAATTCAGCCCGAAGGGCGCTGACGCGACGCCCGGCGGCACGAACCAGTCCACACTCTCGACGCCACCGGCCCGCTGGTAGTAGAACGCGACGAAGTCCTCGCTCCACCGAATGCAGAGCGCGTAGAAGCGCAGGTCTGGGCCGTCCTGCAGGACCCGACTCAGCAGGCAGCTCCGGTCGCCGTCGTGGGCCGTCCCGAGGAGCGATCGCACGCCGACGTGAGCGACGATGTCGTCGAACGCCCCTGCCGGAGCGGTGACGCCGACCCATGCGCCGACCTCGCCGGAGATCGCGAGCTGGTACTCCTCGTTGCTGATGGCGGCCGTGCCGGCTGGTCCACCGAGCCAGCGACTGTCACCGGCTGCGAAATTGCCGGCCGGCCACTGCGTCCAGCCGGCGAGGTTGGACCAGTAGTTCGGCATTCCTGCCCGCGGTCCCGTCCCGGGGAAGAGCTGGTAGCGCCAGGCGTAGTAGTGCAGGCCGACGTTGCCCGCCTCGACCTGCCAGCCCTCGGGGTTGTCTGGCGTGTAGGTCAGGCAGCGGCGCTCGAAGCACTGCATCAGGACATCCTTGTAGGTTCCAGCCACCTTGACGTTGGCCCAGTAGGGTTCGGTGATGGGCCGGCCGGTGGCATAGAACGGGTCCGGGAAGAGGCTGCCGTTGACGTAGCCGCTGCCGTCGAAGATGACGCCTGATGAGTTCATGAACCACCAGAACGGTCCGGCGATGTTGTGTTGGGTGACGGAGTCGTAGAAGGTGATCGTGACGCCGCGGGCGGTGAGAGTCGGATCGTCGTGGACGGCGCCATCTCGGTCGATCCGCGACGCAACCGCCGCGTCGATCGCTGGATCGACCGTGTAGCCGGGGAACGACAGAGCGGTGAACGTCGCATAGGTCGGGCCGGTCGGGTCATCCGGGTCGCCAGCGACATTGATCTCGGCCGGGCTTCCGAAGGCGAGTTGATCGTCGCCGATCTGTTGGCTGCCGGAGATCATCTCGGTGGCGAGCAAACCGTTGGTCACGTACCAGACTCCGTCGTCCGACGCGTCGGGATGGGTGATCTCCATGCGGGACTTGTCGAAATACTGGACCGTCCGCCAGCCTCGGGGCGCTTCCTTATATGGCTCGATGCCCGCGTGGGAGTTTGCCTCCGGGCCCCACATCCAGGTGCGGGTCGCGTTGCCGACGACGACCGGCTGGTCCGTGCGCGCCCAGGTGCTCTGGAAGGCGTCGTTGGCCGGCGGGGCGGCAGCGGTCGGTGGTGGCGTGATACCCGCGATAGATGCGGCGAGCATGGCGGCGATAACGATGCGAGGCAGAAGGCGGCTGACCATCTCTCGATCTCCTTCACACGAAAGGAACGCACTCTTCGGCGTTCGTGCGTGGGAGGCAGGACCGCTGGAATGCGCGTGCCAGGCGAACGGAGTCGATGCGGGGACTATAGCATGCCGGCCGTGCCGGCTGGGGTGCTCTGTGGGGGAGTGGCGTTGGGTGTCGGACAGGGTGTGCAAGCGGCCAGCAGACGCTTGTATTCTGCTGGCCGTTCGATGACACGCGGGTAGTTTGCTACCGCGCGGTCTGCTGGCTACATCGGATCCTTCAGGTTGGCCGCGTCGCCGCCGCAGGCGAGGTAAAGGGCGTTGTAGACGTACCACTGGCGGCGGATCGACTCACGGTCGTCGTAGCCGCCGGCCTGCGCCATGCGCTTGAAGCCGTTCGCCATCGAGTTGAGCCCGCGCGATTCGGGGGTGAGGTCCTTATTCGGTGTGTCCGCGCCACGCACGATGCGGGCGACGCCGGCCAGCGCCTCGTCATCCTTCGGCCCGTGGGCCCTCAGGATCGCGTCGAACGCGCACTCGTCGCCGTGATGGCCCATCTCGACGCCCGGGATGTCGAACGGGATTGCGTTCTCCTGCTCGGCGACCGCGAGCACCTGGTCAGTCGGCACGTACAACAATGTCGCGTCCGGATCGACGAACGACAGGATCAACCACGAGCTGGAGACGCGATCGACCCGCACACTCTCGCGAGTCACCCATTTCGTAGCCATTGCTCCTCCTTCGCATTATCAACGCGGGCGAGGATACCGCCTCTTGCGGCCGATGTCACCAGCCCGCCGAACCATGGGGCTTGACAGCCTGTTGACAATGACACGATAGACAAGGTTGTGTCGGTACGTTGATGAAAGCAGGACGCCGTGTCCGAGGTCGAATCTCCTATTCAGGTTGTGCAGCATCCGTTTGTCTTCCGCATGCTCCAGGTTATTCGATCGGAGCGAATCGCCCCGAACATGGTGCGAGTGACCCTGGGCGGAGATGAGATCGCAGGGTTCCGTACGGACGCGCCTGACGACGGCATACGGCTGTTCTTTCCGGCGGATCCGACCGATGCATCGTGGCGGCCGGAGGTAGACGGCTCGAAGCTGGTCTTCGCGGAAGGCACGCGCCCGCCGAACCGTGAGTTCACAGCGCGGCGATACGATGCGGAGGCCGGCGAGGTGGACTTCGACTTCGTCGTCCATGAGGGCGGATCGGCGTCGACCTGGGCGGTGAACGCCCAGCCGGGCCACTACCTCGGCTGTAGCGGCCCGCGTCGATCGCGCATGATCGCCGGCCAGGTCGATGGCTACGTGCTTGCCGGCGACGAAACGGGCCTGCCGTCGATCGCGCGGCGACTCGAGGAGCTGCCGGCCGGCATCCCGGCGCTCGCGATCATCGAGGTGGCGAACGCTGCCGTGGAGACGCCGATCGAGACTGCCGCGGATCTGCGGCTGGTCTGGCTGCACCGCGATGATCACCCCGGTGACACGAGCAATCTCATTGCGAACACGATGCGCGAGCTCGAGCTTCCGGCCGGCAACATCTTCTGCTGGGCAGCCGGCGAGGCTGTCTCGATGCGCCAGACGCGCCGCCACCTGCTGACCGAGCGCGGAGTTCCGGAGCCGCGCACGCGCTTCACCGGCTACTGGAAGCGGACTGTGACCGACTACGATCATCACCTCCCGCTCGACGAGTAGGTTGCATCCGCCGCCGAGTCTGGTACACCTTGAGTGGCGCGCCGTAGACGGCGCGCCGCCAGCCGGTCGTCCACGCAACGACCCCGTCCCACCGAGCTGATGAAGGGGGATCCCGGTGATCCCGACGGATGAGATGGCCCATTCTGAACACCTCGAACAGCAGCCGACCCAACCGCTGCAGTCAGTCAAGCCAGTGAACCCTGTTCGTGCCTGGCTGCCGACA
Protein-coding sequences here:
- a CDS encoding chromate resistance protein ChrB domain-containing protein is translated as MATKWVTRESVRVDRVSSSWLILSFVDPDATLLYVPTDQVLAVAEQENAIPFDIPGVEMGHHGDECAFDAILRAHGPKDDEALAGVARIVRGADTPNKDLTPESRGLNSMANGFKRMAQAGGYDDRESIRRQWYVYNALYLACGGDAANLKDPM
- a CDS encoding siderophore-interacting protein, with the protein product MSEVESPIQVVQHPFVFRMLQVIRSERIAPNMVRVTLGGDEIAGFRTDAPDDGIRLFFPADPTDASWRPEVDGSKLVFAEGTRPPNREFTARRYDAEAGEVDFDFVVHEGGSASTWAVNAQPGHYLGCSGPRRSRMIAGQVDGYVLAGDETGLPSIARRLEELPAGIPALAIIEVANAAVETPIETAADLRLVWLHRDDHPGDTSNLIANTMRELELPAGNIFCWAAGEAVSMRQTRRHLLTERGVPEPRTRFTGYWKRTVTDYDHHLPLDE